AACGGAGCGCGGAGTATCTATTACGTTCCATCAACCTTGGGAACGAATTGATTTCAAAACTATTGATGCTGTGCATATTTTCGGTGCGGGGCTCGGAACGTATCACTTTGCGCGTGAACTGTTCGCAAGAAAAATCCCTGTGTTTCTTTCACCAGTTTTTTTCTCGACGCATTCCGCTTACCAGTTGCAACACGGAATTCATTTGCAAAATATTTTTCGAAAAGTGATTTCAGGAACGTTTACCGATTTTGGAATGACTGCAGAAATGTGTAAACGCGCAACGGCTATTTTCCCGAATTCCAACGCAGAAGCGCAATTACTGAAAGAAGCGTTCGGCATTGACGAAAAAAAAATTTCTATTATTCCCAATGGTGTTGATGAGCGATTTTATTTTGCAACGTCCGATGAATTTGTAAAAACATACGGACAAGAAAATTTTGTACTGAACGTCGGTTATTGGGGAGAACGAAAAAATACTTTGCGTTTAATTTGCGCATTGAAAAAACTCGATATTCCCTCGGTGCTTATCGGAAGAATTTCTGGAGACGAGTATGCAAAAGAATGTATAAAAAAAATTGCCGATGCGAGAAATATTACGGTGAGAGAAGAAATACGAAACGATTCATCATTGCTTGCCTCTGCGTATTCCGCGGCAAGTGTTTTCGTGTTGCCATCGTTATTTGAAACGCCGGGAATTTCTGCGCTTGAAGCGGGACTTGCAGGAACAAACGTCGCAATTACAAGCGTAGGAGGAACGAAAGAATATTTTCAATCTTTTGCTGAATACCTTGAACCGACATCTGAAACTTCCATCGAAACGGCTATTCTAAAATCTTTTTCTTTACAAAAAAATAATACGCTCCGCGAACACCTACGAAAATATTTTTTGTGGAACGTTGTAGCAGAAAAAACAGAAGCAGCGTACGTTTTGTATTTGCAATAAAAAATCCCACGCACT
The DNA window shown above is from Ignavibacteria bacterium and carries:
- a CDS encoding glycosyltransferase family 4 protein is translated as MESKSANLFAKETAMNILFAINLIGATSGGGLFLQAKNTAKYLTERGVSITFHQPWERIDFKTIDAVHIFGAGLGTYHFARELFARKIPVFLSPVFFSTHSAYQLQHGIHLQNIFRKVISGTFTDFGMTAEMCKRATAIFPNSNAEAQLLKEAFGIDEKKISIIPNGVDERFYFATSDEFVKTYGQENFVLNVGYWGERKNTLRLICALKKLDIPSVLIGRISGDEYAKECIKKIADARNITVREEIRNDSSLLASAYSAASVFVLPSLFETPGISALEAGLAGTNVAITSVGGTKEYFQSFAEYLEPTSETSIETAILKSFSLQKNNTLREHLRKYFLWNVVAEKTEAAYVLYLQ